Proteins found in one Sorghum bicolor cultivar BTx623 chromosome 1, Sorghum_bicolor_NCBIv3, whole genome shotgun sequence genomic segment:
- the LOC8070487 gene encoding uncharacterized protein LOC8070487, giving the protein MLMDKAHAAFKRENKKKPFTLEYVWKILRKEPKWFRSIPSMDCSEKNKRTKVDESGAYTSSSNQDTDEGEKFKEVRPEGQKKAKARMRGKGKGKAIPQSPLGLQPDEDMVLFHDAMLKRASALEKTAEASKEQVRMEKIKNYMQQFDKDTSNMSPAILKLHEQLLQNLAKELFPSPEN; this is encoded by the coding sequence ATGCTGATGGACAAAGCACATGCTGCATTCAAAAGAGAAAACAAGAAAAAGCCATTTACACTTGAGTATGTCTGGAAGATTCTGAGAAAGGAACCCAAATGGTTCAGAAGTATACCTAGTATGGATTGTTCAGAAAAGAATAAAAGGACAAAAGTAGATGAATCTGGAGCATACACTTCATCTTCCAACCAAGACACAGACGAGGGGGAGAAATTCAAAGAAGTGCGGCCTGAGGGGCAGAAGAAAGCAAAAGCTAGGATGAGAGGGAAGGGGAAAGGAAAGGCCATACCACAATCTCCCCTAGGCTTGCAGCCAGATGAAGACATGGTTTTGTTTCATGATGCTATGTTGAAGAGAGCTAGTGCACTGGAGAAAACAGCAGAAGCATCAAAGGAGCAGGTTAGAATGGAGAAGATAAAAAACTACATGCAACAGTTTGATAAGGATACTTCGAACATGAGTCCAGCAATACTGAAGCTGCACGAACAACTCTTACAGAATCTAGCCAAGGAactatttccatctccagaaaacTAA
- the LOC8070488 gene encoding protein ALP1-like, translating to MAEDSENQSITSEDLQKLMLEEINDPMVAQVEAKMQARIEAKLQARSGSSVNSRRYINRDHEAGHAKLVVEYFAENPLYTEYQFRRRFRMRKHIFLQIVNALENWSPYFQLRRDAFGKVGLSPLQKCTAALRMLAYGSPADLMDEAFGIAETTALECLIKFVQGIRHIYGEKYLRRPNDEDIQRLLQVGEARGFPGMLGSLDCMHWRWGNCPVAWKGQFTRGDYKVPTIMLEVVASYDRWIWHAFFGTPGSNNDLNVLNQSPLFTQVLQGRAPEVKFTINGSEYNMGYYLADGIYPEWATFVKTITLPLTEKDSLFAQHQEAGRKDVECAFGILQKRWAIIRHPARLWDRQELEDIMMACIILHNMIVEDERDSYQLHLDTTYEEGRATRPIEGLDHGPINGFTRILEINDMIHDRETHKRLRADLV from the coding sequence ATGGCTGAAGACTCTGAAAACCAGTCCATCACTAGTGAGGACCTCCAAAAACTCATGTTGGAGGAAATCAATGACCCAATGGTGGCTCAAGTTGAGGCAAAAATGCAAGCTCGGATTGAAGCTAAACTTCAAGCACGGTCAGGCAGCAGCGTCAACTCGCGAAGGTACATTAATAGGGATCATGAAGCTGGCCATGCAAAATTAGTTGTTGAATACTTTGCTGAGAATCCTTTGTACACTGAGTACCAATTTCGTAGAAGGTTTCGGATGAGAAAGCACATATTTTTGCAAATTGTGAACGCATTAGAAAATTGGTCCCCGTATTTTCAGTTAAGGAGAGATGCATTTGGTAAGGTGGGTCTTTCACCGCTGCAGAAATGCACGGCTGCCCTCCGAATGTTAGCTTATGGATCACCAGCAGACCTTATGGATGAAGCATTTGGAATTGCTGAAACTACAGCTTTAGAGTGTCTAATCAAGTTTGTTCAAGGTATTAGACACATATATGGGGAGAAATATCTTAGAAGACCTAATGATGAGGATATCCAACGGTTACTCCAAGTTGGAGAGGCACGAGGGTTTCCAGGGATGTTGGGAAGTCTAGATTGCATGCATTGGCGATGGGGAAATTGCCCAGTTGCATGGAAGGGACAATTTACCCGTGGTGACTACAAGGTACCCACTATCATGCTCGAAGTTGTTGCCTCCTATGACCGCTGGATTTGGCATGCCTTTTTTGGCACACCTGGTTCCAACAATGATCTAAATGTGTTGAACCAATCTCCATTGTTCACACAAGTGCTACAAGGGAGAGCCCCAGAAGTTAAATTTACAATTAATGGTTCAGAGTACAATATGGGTTACTACCTAGCTGATGGAATTTATCCTGAGTGGGCAACATTTGTGAAAACAATTACTTTACCTCTAACTGAAAAGGACTCACTCTTTGCTCAGCATCAAGAGGCAGGAAGAAAAGATGTGGAGTGTGCTTTTGGGATTCTACAAAAACGATGGGCCATTATACGTCATCCAGCACGTCTATGGGATAGGCAAGAGCTAGAAGATATTATGATGGCATGTATTATTCTGCATAATATGATAGTTGAGGATGAGAGGGACTCCTATCAGTTGCATCTAGACACCACATATGAAGAGGGTCGAGCTACCCGACCAATTGAAGGACTAGACCATGGACCAATTAATGGATttactagaattctagagatcaATGATATGATTCATGACAGAGAGACTCATAAACGACTGCGCGCAGATCTAGTGTAA